Part of the Triticum aestivum cultivar Chinese Spring chromosome 4D, IWGSC CS RefSeq v2.1, whole genome shotgun sequence genome is shown below.
AAGGAAAACGAGAAGACTTTAGTATTTTTGATGTATAACATTGAAAAATTGTTTTGAGAACCCACTGAATTTGTCATGTCTTTGAGGTGGGAGTGCCGAATGCTGCAAGCCATCCGAAATTGGTGAAATAAAACTAAAGCGGAATTGGAGTATGGTGATAACATAGCAAAGCGACATGATCAACGAAGAGTTGAATCCGAGAGGCTAGTTTCATTTGTTGTCCCATGGCAATGCATGTGGTGTTTAATTACTAACATACTAGTGGGTTCTCCATCCACACTTGTCGTATTCATAATTCAGGCTGCATCCCATCAATATTCAGTTAGCCACGATGACATGGTGGAAAACACAAAAGAATAGTCTGTCCTGCTCGAAAACAATCTCCATTACCAGATACATTACTACAAATGCAGGGAATAGTGAATCAAAATGACAGGACGACGGTGCCACAGGAATTAAATCAAGTTCAAATGTAGTATACAAAAACATGAACAAAACCCTTTACTGATTGTATAACATCACTTCCACCAAGGTGGTTGGCGGTCCTCATCACTATGTGGCCTAGATACCTGGTGACGTATCACTTTTGTCTAGATTCTTCCCGAGCCCTTGCTCGGGACCGGTAAACTCTTCTTTCATTTGTCGCTCAGAAAGTACCAATAGATTGTGCTTTGTAGAGAACCCAGAAGAACACCATCCACGAGGGGAATGCAAGGTGTTGACTTGCCAGTCTTCATGTCAAAGACCATGCCCTAATCCCTAACCCTCCCGCCGATCCAGTACACACAATCAGCCTTGAGTCCTGGAACGCCTTCTGTGTATATCGACACCGAATTGTTCCTCCCAATAAACACCGAGTATCCCCCTAAGTCGGACACAATGTCCCAACATGGTCAGCAGTGGGGGTCATACCTCAGGACAAATATTTCATCATGTGCTACACGACATTGACCCCCTTCCTGCAGCTGCAAAGTAATCGTGCATGACGCATTCCTCCAGATTTGGTACAGGTTACCACCGTAGAACACCAGGTTCTTGACACTAGTGAAAGTTGAGATTGTGTTGTATGGCGGGGCGAAACTGGTGGTCGTTACGATAGGTTGCTTCCCATAGATGACAACAATGCCTTAATGGTGGCCGGCGCACTTAAATCCGGTCTTGTCCCATGCATCTGGATGATTTTCCTATTATGCACTGCAGGATATGCTGATGTGTCGACCTCGAGGATGATAGGTTCCGGGTGGTGGCGCTGCGGTAGGAAGAGCACGTGAACGTCTCCAAACCGAGTGAGGAAGTAGACCCTACCATTTTCGTGGTAGAGGAGGTCGATGAGCTGGTCTCTAACAGTGAGGCGGATGGGGTCGAGGACGGACCACCTCCTGGCCCCTGTGGTGATGTAGGCAACCCTATCAATGTCACAGATCACAGTGGCCACAAAGTCGTCAGTGGCAGGGTTGGGAGCAAAGACGATCTTGGAGACAAGGCGACTGTCATAGACAAGCAGGGGTAGGAGGATCTCAACGGCCGTGATGGGGTGGAAGAGGTTGAGCAGGCTACGGATGCCGTCGATGCAAATGGAGAGGGCGAGCCATCCGCTACAGCAGCCGAGACAGGTCCTGGCCAACGGGATGGTGGTGAGCTTGAAGGAGCGGCGCGCGGCGGGGCAGAGCTTGCCCGAAGGGATGGCTTTGAGCTCGAAGGAGCGACACGTGAGGATTGAGGCTGCGGTGGTACAACGCTTAATGGCAGCGGTGGtgcagcgcttggcgggtcgtcgCCGTGGTCGATGAGCAGGGATGGCGATGGCGGCACAAGTGTGCGACGCCATGTCGTGCAGGCGCCCCGCGCACTCGTGTACCACTTGAGGTCATCAAGGCCGCCAGCGATGCGGCAGACAAGCTCCGGTGGCAGGTCCATCCAGGCCAGGCATGGTGGGGCTAGGATTTCGGCGAGGTCAGAAAATTTCTAAATAAATAACGAGGGGCTTTCGCTCATGCAaacaaagaaagaaagagagaagttGTGTGCCCTGGCTTACGATGGACATCTTTTAAAGCGTCCGACTGACCAGAGAAACGTGCATGCAGAAAACTGCTTCCAGAAATTGCGGTAATAGCTCTATTTTCTGCTATTTTTGGTAAGTCATGATTTGCTTCCATCATATCAATATTAATTTAATTAATGGTTCCATAAATTACATAAAATACTTAAAAAAATTCCTTGGTAAGTCATGATTGCTTCgtgttttttcattgtttttggTAAATCGTGATTGCTTGCAATAGACATATACTCCCAAAGTCCCAAATTAGTTGACTcagatttgtctaaatacagatgtatctagacaaGTTTTAGTGTTTGGTACATCTGTATGTGAATAAATATAAGTCAACTAATTTGGGATGGAGGTTGTACAAAAGATTAATGCTTTCCAAAGATTACAGATTTGCTTCAAACAAACAACTAAAATATTTTTTCCTTGTAGCACTAGGCTGGCA
Proteins encoded:
- the LOC123096650 gene encoding uncharacterized protein gives rise to the protein MDLPPELVCRIAGGLDDLKWYTSARGACTTWRRTLVPPSPSLLIDHGDGKLCPAARRSFKLTTIPLARTCLGCCSGWLALSICIDGIRSLLNLFHPITAVEILLPLLVYDSRLVSKIVFAPNPATDDFVATVICDIDRVAYITTGARRWSVLDPIRLTVRDQLIDLLYHENGRVYFLTRFGDVHVLFLPQRHHPEPIILEVDTSAYPAVHNRKIIQMHGTRPDLSAPATIKALLSSMGSNLS